A single window of Kitasatospora sp. HUAS MG31 DNA harbors:
- a CDS encoding chorismate mutase, with protein MPSPTSLRPADGRAASEPVGTGVRAQAEGAAEADAEVLRHRDRIDEIDRQLIELIRERAERSRMVQAARMSTGGTRTHLARENQIINRYGEALGEGGTEVALLVLRLSRGVAGR; from the coding sequence ATGCCCAGCCCGACCTCCCTCCGGCCGGCCGACGGCCGGGCCGCCTCGGAACCCGTGGGCACCGGTGTCCGCGCCCAGGCGGAGGGCGCCGCCGAGGCGGACGCCGAAGTCCTGCGCCACCGCGACCGCATCGACGAGATCGACCGGCAGCTGATCGAACTGATCCGGGAGCGCGCCGAACGGTCCCGGATGGTGCAGGCGGCCCGGATGTCCACCGGCGGCACCCGCACCCACCTGGCCCGCGAGAACCAGATCATCAACCGCTACGGGGAGGCGCTCGGCGAGGGCGGCACCGAGGTGGCGCTGCTGGTCCTGCGGCTCTCCCGCGGCGTCGCCGGCAGGTGA
- a CDS encoding FAD/NAD(P)-binding protein yields MTTRPSGAPAHRIAVVGSGPRGLMVAERLAARLAEEAPAGPVELYLIDEVEVGCGRVWRSDQPEWFMMNTVADEISAFSGTPDSGPARAGAGPSFGQWWSASDPDHPGPNSYAPRAVYGRYLRFVLDAVEGGLPAHARLHRVTAAVQDLERTAAGYRLTLADGTRLPVDRVVLTTGHARPAAAGEQRALAEFASDRPHLRYIRGDSAADMPLEAVPAGAEVGILGLGLSFYDVMAAFTIGRGGRFVTDDAGVLRYVPSGREPFMVAGSRSGMLLPARGRNQKSALNPYRPVLFTPERIRHHRPKAPYDFASDVLPWLLAEVELVYYGTELRQRSGEQAAAALTAELAVALDAPLPDVAAAAARHGVGDLPRMDLDRLARPFERRTFADPHAFEEALTAAVREDLEHAERGNVDSPLKAALDVLRDTRWVIRQFVDFSGLNPASHRSDFLGWYVPRSSFLAAGPPRVRLQQASALIARGLLRIAGPDTRIVGDEATGRFLVSSPRVAGSEVAVDHVIDARIPNPDVRLDPAPLTSRLRERGVWTSYVNRHGAQAFDTGGVAVTGSPYHPVGADGRPEEGLYVLGIPTEHTRWFTQVGSSRPGLWSDFVHDADAIAVHALAARAGNADAGAGAGSEQTPAQVSAQAPAQASALVGTSAGR; encoded by the coding sequence GTGACGACCCGACCTTCAGGAGCCCCCGCCCACCGGATCGCGGTGGTCGGCAGCGGCCCGCGCGGCCTGATGGTGGCCGAGCGGCTGGCCGCCCGGCTGGCCGAGGAGGCTCCCGCAGGGCCGGTGGAGCTCTACCTGATCGACGAGGTCGAGGTCGGCTGCGGCCGGGTGTGGCGATCGGACCAGCCCGAGTGGTTCATGATGAACACGGTGGCCGACGAGATCTCCGCCTTCTCCGGCACCCCGGACTCCGGACCGGCCAGGGCCGGCGCGGGCCCCTCCTTCGGCCAGTGGTGGAGCGCCTCGGACCCGGACCACCCGGGGCCCAACAGCTATGCGCCGCGCGCCGTCTACGGCCGCTACCTGCGCTTCGTCCTGGACGCGGTGGAGGGCGGGCTGCCGGCCCACGCCCGGCTGCACCGCGTCACCGCCGCGGTCCAGGACCTGGAGCGCACCGCCGCCGGCTACCGGCTCACCCTCGCGGACGGCACCCGGCTGCCGGTGGACCGCGTGGTGCTCACCACCGGGCACGCCCGGCCCGCCGCCGCCGGGGAGCAGCGGGCGCTCGCCGAGTTCGCCTCCGACCGCCCCCACCTGCGCTACATCCGCGGGGACTCGGCCGCCGACATGCCGCTGGAGGCGGTGCCGGCCGGCGCCGAGGTCGGCATCCTCGGCCTCGGCCTGTCCTTCTACGACGTGATGGCCGCGTTCACGATCGGGCGCGGCGGGCGGTTCGTGACGGACGACGCCGGGGTGCTGCGCTACGTCCCGAGCGGGCGGGAGCCCTTCATGGTGGCCGGTTCCCGCAGCGGCATGCTGCTGCCGGCCCGCGGCCGCAACCAGAAGTCCGCGCTGAACCCCTACCGGCCGGTCCTGTTCACGCCCGAGCGGATCCGCCACCACCGCCCCAAGGCGCCGTACGACTTCGCCTCCGACGTCCTGCCGTGGCTTCTGGCCGAGGTCGAACTCGTCTACTACGGCACGGAGTTGCGTCAGCGGAGCGGAGAGCAGGCGGCCGCCGCCCTCACCGCGGAGCTGGCGGTCGCCCTGGACGCGCCGCTGCCGGACGTCGCGGCGGCGGCCGCCCGGCACGGGGTGGGCGACCTGCCGCGGATGGACCTCGACCGGCTGGCCCGGCCGTTCGAGCGGCGGACCTTCGCCGACCCGCACGCCTTCGAGGAGGCGCTGACCGCCGCCGTCCGGGAGGACCTGGAGCACGCGGAGCGGGGCAACGTCGACTCGCCGCTCAAGGCGGCCCTCGACGTGCTGCGCGACACCCGGTGGGTGATCCGCCAGTTCGTGGACTTCTCGGGCCTGAACCCGGCCTCCCACCGGTCCGACTTCCTCGGCTGGTACGTGCCGCGGAGTTCCTTCCTCGCGGCCGGGCCGCCGCGGGTCCGCCTCCAGCAGGCCTCCGCGCTGATCGCCCGGGGTCTGCTGCGGATCGCCGGGCCGGACACCCGCATCGTGGGCGACGAGGCGACCGGCCGTTTCCTGGTCTCCTCCCCCCGGGTCGCCGGGTCCGAGGTCGCCGTCGACCACGTGATCGACGCCCGGATCCCCAACCCCGACGTCCGTCTGGACCCGGCCCCGCTCACCTCCCGCCTGCGCGAGCGGGGCGTGTGGACCAGTTACGTCAACCGGCACGGCGCCCAGGCGTTCGACACCGGCGGCGTGGCGGTGACCGGCTCCCCGTACCACCCGGTGGGCGCCGACGGCCGGCCCGAGGAGGGGCTGTACGTCCTGGGCATCCCGACCGAGCACACCCGCTGGTTCACCCAGGTCGGCAGCAGCCGTCCGGGGCTGTGGAGCGACTTCGTCCACGACGCCGACGCGATCGCGGTCCATGCGCTGGCCGCCCGGGCTGGGAACGCCGACGCCGGAGCCGGCGCCGGGTCGGAGCAGACCCCGGCTCAGGTCTCGGCGCAGGCCCCGGCGCAGGCCTCGGCCCTGGTCGGGACCTCGGCCGGGCGCTGA
- a CDS encoding cysteine hydrolase family protein produces MAGSWHFDRHFAERMPGLVAVQCRLPHAMHEHPSCMSGKSGSRGRAACVRRILARICRGLSCCVTVKSRPRGRPGAGVRCVVAARTVDWQGPVGYVRGGSMSRRPALLILDLINELVHPDGKYAGEGFCEQVARRGVLERAATAIERARLSGIPVVYVVVGFSPGYPDWPRASPLFAEARHGDRVVLGTWGTEVHSALEPADGEPIVEKRRVNPFLGTHLELLLRNLDVNTLLLTGVTTDLVILSTAREGHDRDFAVEVLEDATATSDQDLHDAALKLIARTATVTTVDEALPAPATAGVSG; encoded by the coding sequence ATGGCCGGATCCTGGCACTTCGACCGCCACTTCGCCGAGCGTATGCCGGGATTGGTCGCCGTTCAATGCCGATTACCTCATGCCATGCATGAGCATCCTTCATGCATGTCCGGAAAGTCCGGCAGCAGGGGAAGAGCGGCTTGTGTCCGCCGAATTCTTGCCCGGATATGCCGTGGCTTGTCCTGTTGCGTCACCGTCAAAAGCCGTCCACGGGGTCGCCCCGGCGCTGGGGTACGCTGCGTCGTAGCTGCACGAACTGTTGACTGGCAAGGGCCAGTCGGGTACGTCCGGGGGGGATCAATGTCGCGACGGCCGGCGCTGCTGATACTGGATCTGATCAACGAGCTCGTTCACCCTGACGGGAAATACGCCGGCGAGGGCTTCTGTGAGCAGGTGGCCCGACGGGGTGTACTCGAACGGGCCGCCACCGCGATCGAGCGGGCCAGGCTCTCCGGAATTCCGGTCGTCTACGTGGTGGTCGGATTCTCGCCGGGATATCCCGACTGGCCCCGGGCCTCGCCGCTCTTCGCCGAGGCCCGCCACGGCGACCGGGTGGTGCTGGGTACCTGGGGCACCGAGGTGCACAGCGCGCTCGAGCCCGCCGACGGCGAGCCGATCGTCGAGAAGCGCCGGGTCAACCCCTTCCTCGGGACGCACCTGGAGCTGCTGCTGCGCAACCTCGACGTCAACACGCTGCTGCTGACCGGGGTGACGACCGACCTGGTGATCCTCTCCACCGCCCGCGAGGGCCACGACCGGGACTTCGCGGTCGAGGTCCTGGAGGACGCCACCGCGACCTCCGACCAGGACCTGCACGACGCGGCCCTGAAGCTCATCGCGCGCACCGCGACCGTCACCACGGTCGACGAGGCGCTGCCGGCGCCGGCGACCGCCGGGGTGTCCGGGTGA
- a CDS encoding MFS transporter, giving the protein MPDAQGAHPPTPPYAPFGRTVGVLCLIGVLVVGQLYTVIPLFAGMGRDWSVPVGSAAWTMTAFGLSYAVGFLLSGPLAERFGARRVLALGLLATGLATAAVAAAPSLGAACALRALQGLCASTFAPSAFAYLSTNLAPDRRPVALTYLTSSFLASAVIAQVCAQTAGGAAGWRGVFLGAGVLLVSAAGLVMATLRTRLSAAGPSPRLSQTFASMGRLLANPTLLLAYGATLTILAGFVATYTAVQVAGPPAMVGHPQALLALRASALPAMLLVPLGAPLLARVTTAVRVPAAFVLAAASIITASFLKDHTIVLAVALFSFVVAVAIATPGLVEMIASLAGPAKGASVTLYAFVLFVGASVGPQFAGALGDTGFGGIIRSAAILLSVGAVVAIAAGRAVGRGRHSRVGGRRPPRSRGRHADRGTVPADSEPGDPRGHQDAGYARPPGHPVQAPVPPPHPSDPFRPGPFRREPFPAGPVPYGDPRAGSAPRQSSRA; this is encoded by the coding sequence ATGCCGGACGCCCAGGGCGCCCACCCGCCGACGCCGCCGTACGCCCCCTTCGGACGCACCGTGGGGGTGCTGTGCCTGATCGGGGTACTGGTCGTCGGCCAGCTGTACACCGTCATCCCGCTGTTCGCCGGGATGGGCCGCGACTGGTCGGTCCCGGTCGGCTCCGCGGCGTGGACGATGACCGCCTTCGGGCTCTCCTACGCCGTCGGCTTCCTGCTCAGCGGCCCGCTCGCCGAGCGGTTCGGCGCCCGCCGGGTGCTGGCCCTCGGACTGCTGGCCACCGGACTGGCCACGGCGGCCGTCGCCGCCGCCCCGAGCCTCGGGGCCGCCTGCGCGCTGCGTGCCCTCCAGGGGCTGTGCGCCTCCACCTTCGCGCCGTCCGCCTTCGCCTACCTCAGCACCAACCTCGCGCCGGACCGGCGGCCGGTCGCGCTGACCTACCTGACCAGCTCCTTCCTCGCCTCGGCGGTCATCGCCCAGGTCTGCGCCCAGACGGCGGGCGGCGCCGCGGGCTGGCGGGGGGTGTTCCTCGGCGCGGGCGTGCTGCTGGTGTCGGCCGCCGGGCTGGTGATGGCCACCCTGCGCACGCGGCTCTCCGCGGCCGGGCCGTCCCCCCGGCTCTCCCAGACCTTCGCCAGCATGGGGCGGTTGCTCGCCAACCCGACCCTGCTGCTCGCCTACGGCGCCACCCTCACCATCCTGGCCGGCTTCGTCGCCACGTACACGGCCGTCCAGGTGGCCGGTCCGCCCGCCATGGTGGGCCACCCCCAGGCCCTGCTGGCGCTGCGCGCCAGCGCGCTGCCCGCGATGCTCCTGGTCCCGCTCGGCGCCCCCCTGCTCGCCCGGGTGACCACGGCGGTGCGGGTGCCCGCGGCCTTCGTGCTGGCCGCGGCGAGCATCATCACGGCCTCCTTCCTGAAGGACCACACGATCGTGCTGGCCGTCGCCCTGTTCTCCTTCGTGGTGGCCGTCGCGATCGCCACCCCCGGGCTGGTCGAGATGATCGCGTCACTGGCGGGGCCCGCGAAGGGCGCGTCGGTGACGCTCTACGCCTTCGTCCTCTTCGTCGGGGCCAGCGTCGGGCCCCAGTTCGCGGGGGCGCTCGGGGACACCGGTTTCGGCGGCATCATCAGGTCGGCGGCCATCCTGCTCAGCGTCGGTGCCGTGGTCGCGATCGCCGCCGGCCGGGCGGTCGGCCGCGGCCGGCACTCCCGGGTGGGCGGCCGGCGGCCGCCCCGCAGCCGCGGCCGGCACGCCGACCGCGGGACCGTCCCGGCCGATTCCGAGCCCGGTGATCCCCGCGGCCACCAGGACGCCGGGTACGCACGGCCGCCCGGTCACCCCGTCCAGGCGCCCGTCCCGCCACCCCACCCGTCGGACCCGTTCCGCCCGGGCCCGTTCCGGCGGGAGCCCTTCCCGGCGGGCCCGGTCCCGTACGGCGATCCCCGGGCCGGCTCGGCCCCGCGGCAGTCGAGCCGTGCGTAA
- a CDS encoding LeuA family protein — protein MARRISVFDTTLRDGEQAPGNAMNPEQKLDMALRIEALGVDAVEAGFPASSPSDFEATRLISKALTKARFATFSRTVRRDVEIAVEAGGTVNHEVQMVATGSDLHLQYKRGITRKQAVDEVVDTVGFARSLGVEHISVGIEDASRSDDELMRAITESAVEAGATCIILADTSGCTTPDQYGDIIAKVRSWAPRPIKVSTHCHDDFGLSLANALAGLQAGADEVQATLGGIGERAGNTPLEELAGLLAYKEDHLGLYTDIDIAKMHEAYTALREVIRLEEPRNKAIFGTYAFGTAAGIHQQGILNNPATYEYVEPARFGRKRSLLIARHSGRAVLRHLLEQIGVEVDDERLAELYRVHIAERAGGDCEDLEIVKERLARELDARVPVLAGR, from the coding sequence ATGGCACGGCGCATTTCCGTATTCGACACGACCCTTCGCGACGGGGAGCAGGCCCCCGGGAACGCGATGAACCCCGAGCAGAAGCTCGACATGGCGCTGCGCATCGAGGCCCTCGGCGTCGACGCGGTCGAGGCCGGCTTCCCGGCCTCCTCGCCCAGCGACTTCGAGGCCACCCGGCTGATCTCCAAGGCGCTGACGAAGGCCCGGTTCGCGACCTTCTCCCGGACCGTCCGCCGGGACGTGGAGATCGCGGTGGAGGCCGGCGGCACCGTCAACCACGAGGTGCAGATGGTCGCCACCGGCAGCGACCTGCACCTGCAGTACAAGCGGGGCATCACCCGCAAGCAGGCCGTCGACGAGGTGGTCGACACCGTCGGCTTCGCCAGGTCCCTCGGCGTGGAGCACATCTCGGTCGGCATCGAGGACGCCAGCCGCAGCGACGACGAGCTGATGCGGGCGATCACCGAGAGCGCGGTGGAGGCCGGGGCGACCTGCATCATCCTCGCGGACACCTCCGGCTGCACCACGCCGGACCAGTACGGCGACATCATCGCCAAGGTGCGCAGCTGGGCGCCGCGGCCGATCAAGGTGTCCACCCACTGCCACGACGACTTCGGCCTCTCGCTGGCCAACGCGCTGGCCGGACTCCAGGCCGGGGCCGACGAGGTGCAGGCCACGCTCGGCGGCATCGGCGAGCGCGCCGGCAACACGCCGCTGGAGGAGCTGGCGGGCCTGCTCGCCTACAAGGAGGACCACCTCGGCCTGTACACCGACATCGACATCGCGAAGATGCACGAGGCCTACACGGCCCTGCGCGAGGTGATCAGGCTGGAGGAGCCCCGGAACAAGGCGATCTTCGGCACCTACGCCTTCGGCACCGCGGCCGGCATCCACCAGCAGGGCATCCTCAACAACCCGGCCACCTACGAGTACGTCGAGCCGGCCCGGTTCGGCCGCAAGCGCTCGCTCCTGATCGCCCGTCACTCCGGGCGTGCCGTCCTGCGCCACCTGCTGGAGCAGATCGGCGTCGAGGTGGACGACGAGCGGCTCGCCGAGCTCTACCGGGTCCACATCGCCGAGCGCGCGGGCGGCGACTGCGAGGACCTGGAGATCGTGAAGGAGCGGCTGGCCAGGGAGCTGGACGCCCGTGTCCCCGTCCTGGCCGGCCGGTGA
- a CDS encoding pyridoxal phosphate-dependent aminotransferase gives MKGRVARRFAGIERSATVALLDLVQSLRAEGVQVLDLGGGEPDFDTADHISAVATEALRDGFTHYTASRGLPELRAAIAEKLAEENGIGVDPATEVIVTPSAKHALFVSVMAVLDPLDELIVPTPSWVSYTSMAHLAGARPVAAELRADDGFRITRDLLERHVSDRTKAILVNTPNNPTGRVLSRHEAEAVAEFAVEHDLFVIADEIYEKIRYDGHEHISLASMPGCAERTLTVNGFSKGYAMTGWRLGYVAGPAEVIGEVLKVHEHTVGCTSSFVQRGGVAALTGPQDAVEEMAREYAARRALIVDGLNALPGVRCAAPEGAFYAFADIREAGLGSAADFSRWALEEAGVALTPGSAFGPGGEGHVRLSFATSRTVIEQALERMDAALRRAAR, from the coding sequence GTGAAGGGGCGTGTGGCCCGCCGTTTCGCGGGGATCGAGAGGTCGGCGACCGTCGCCCTGCTCGACCTGGTGCAGTCGCTGCGGGCCGAGGGGGTCCAGGTGCTCGACCTGGGCGGCGGGGAGCCGGACTTCGACACCGCCGACCACATCTCGGCGGTGGCCACAGAGGCACTGAGGGACGGCTTCACCCACTACACCGCCAGCCGCGGCCTGCCCGAACTGCGGGCCGCGATCGCCGAGAAGCTGGCCGAGGAGAACGGGATCGGGGTCGACCCGGCGACCGAGGTCATCGTGACGCCGTCGGCCAAGCACGCGCTCTTCGTCTCCGTGATGGCGGTCCTGGACCCGCTGGACGAGCTGATCGTCCCGACGCCCAGCTGGGTGAGCTACACGTCCATGGCCCACCTGGCCGGCGCCCGCCCGGTCGCCGCCGAGCTGCGCGCCGACGACGGGTTCCGGATCACCCGGGACCTCCTCGAACGCCACGTCTCGGACCGGACCAAGGCGATCCTGGTCAACACGCCGAACAACCCGACCGGCCGGGTGCTCAGCCGCCACGAGGCCGAGGCGGTGGCGGAGTTCGCCGTCGAGCACGACCTCTTCGTCATCGCCGACGAGATCTACGAGAAGATCCGCTACGACGGGCACGAACACATCAGCCTGGCGAGCATGCCCGGCTGCGCGGAACGCACCCTGACCGTCAACGGGTTCTCCAAGGGCTACGCCATGACGGGGTGGCGCCTGGGGTACGTGGCCGGCCCCGCCGAGGTCATCGGCGAGGTGCTGAAGGTCCACGAGCACACGGTCGGGTGCACCAGCTCCTTCGTGCAGCGCGGCGGTGTGGCGGCCCTGACCGGCCCGCAGGACGCCGTCGAGGAGATGGCGCGGGAGTACGCGGCCCGCCGGGCGCTGATCGTCGACGGCCTCAACGCCTTGCCCGGCGTCCGGTGCGCGGCTCCGGAGGGCGCGTTCTACGCGTTCGCCGACATCCGGGAGGCCGGCCTCGGCTCCGCCGCGGACTTCAGCCGGTGGGCGCTGGAGGAGGCCGGGGTGGCCCTCACGCCGGGTTCGGCCTTCGGCCCGGGCGGCGAGGGGCACGTACGGCTGTCGTTCGCGACCTCGCGGACGGTGATCGAACAGGCCCTGGAGCGGATGGACGCCGCCCTGCGGCGCGCCGCGCGCTGA
- a CDS encoding winged helix-turn-helix transcriptional regulator produces MDTHVRDKGSGLATTDNSGRAPATEPAAGAPDCRARDLLDRLGSKWSVPIILTLASGTLRFTELKDGVRGITPKVLTANLRELERDGLVSRQVFAEVPPRAEYTLTPLGETLIETYRVVQGWTERHLEEVIRCREAYDREHGRS; encoded by the coding sequence ATGGATACTCATGTGCGGGACAAGGGCTCCGGATTGGCCACCACCGACAATTCCGGGCGGGCACCCGCCACCGAGCCCGCCGCCGGCGCACCGGACTGCCGCGCCAGGGACCTGCTCGACCGCCTGGGCAGCAAGTGGAGCGTGCCGATCATCCTGACCCTGGCCTCCGGCACCCTCCGGTTCACCGAGCTGAAGGACGGCGTCCGCGGCATCACCCCGAAGGTGCTCACCGCCAACCTCCGCGAGCTGGAGCGCGACGGCCTGGTCAGCCGCCAGGTCTTCGCGGAGGTCCCGCCGCGCGCCGAGTACACCCTGACGCCGCTCGGCGAGACCCTCATCGAGACCTACCGCGTGGTCCAGGGCTGGACGGAGCGGCACCTCGAGGAGGTGATCCGCTGCCGGGAGGCGTACGACCGCGAGCACGGCCGCTCCTGA
- a CDS encoding NAD(P)-dependent oxidoreductase yields the protein MRKIALFGATGTFGSRILNEALARGYEVTAVVHGDGDKLQAHPNLTVIEGNILDEKDVAAVAKGKDAVASAVGGGYTDGVAHAAFVRAAAESLVGGMRLLGDEAPRFISIGGAGSLNTPDGKKVWDTPGLPELVTQVMHGQGDTLDYLRTVTDVKWTHFSPAAMIEPGERTGNYRLGLDDLVIGEDGNSAISAEDYAVAFLDEIENPKHIQKRFTVGY from the coding sequence ATGCGTAAGATCGCGCTCTTCGGCGCCACCGGCACCTTCGGCTCCCGCATCCTGAACGAGGCCCTCGCCCGCGGTTACGAGGTCACCGCCGTGGTCCACGGCGACGGCGACAAGCTGCAGGCCCACCCGAACCTGACCGTCATCGAGGGCAACATCCTCGACGAGAAGGACGTCGCCGCGGTGGCCAAGGGCAAGGACGCCGTCGCCAGCGCCGTCGGTGGCGGCTACACCGACGGTGTCGCGCACGCCGCCTTCGTCCGTGCCGCGGCCGAGTCCCTGGTCGGCGGCATGCGCCTGCTCGGCGACGAGGCCCCGCGCTTCATCTCGATCGGCGGCGCCGGCTCGCTCAACACCCCCGACGGCAAGAAGGTCTGGGACACCCCCGGCCTGCCGGAGCTGGTCACCCAGGTCATGCACGGCCAGGGCGACACCCTGGACTACCTGCGCACCGTCACCGACGTGAAGTGGACCCACTTCTCCCCGGCCGCCATGATCGAGCCCGGCGAGCGCACCGGCAACTACCGCCTGGGCCTCGACGACCTGGTCATCGGTGAGGACGGCAACAGCGCCATCAGCGCCGAGGACTACGCCGTCGCCTTCCTCGACGAGATCGAGAACCCGAAGCACATCCAGAAGCGCTTCACGGTCGGCTACTGA
- the hutU gene encoding urocanate hydratase — translation MTQQQTGSGPREVRAARGSSLTAQGWQQEAALRMLMNNLDPEVAEHPSKLVVYGGTGKAARDWRSYDAMVRTLQNLKQDETMLVQSGRPVGVMQTHEWAPRVLIANSNLVGDWANWEEFRRLESLGLTMYGQMTAGSWIYIGTQGILQGTYETFGAVAAKKFDNTLEGTITLTAGLGGMGGAQPLAVTMNGGVAICIDCDPSRIARRIEHRYLDVEAKNLDHALQLAVEARDKKQPLSIGLLGNAAELFPQLLAMDAPIDIVTDQTSAHDPLSYLPIGVAFEDMATYAAEKPAEFTQRSRESMAKHVEAMVGFQDRGAEVFDYGNSIRGEAQLAGYDRAFAFPGFVPAYIRPLFCEGKGPFRWAALSGDAQDIYKTDKAVLDLFPENESLHRWITMAQEKVHFQGLPARICWLGYGERDKAGERFNDMVASGELSAPIVIGRDHLDCGSVASPYRETEAMLDGSDAIADWPLLNAMVNVASGASWVSIHHGGGVGIGRSIHAGQVTVADGTALAGEKIRRVLTNDPGMGVIRHVDAGYDRAVEVADERGVRVPMGEL, via the coding sequence ATGACCCAGCAGCAGACGGGCAGTGGCCCGCGCGAGGTGCGCGCGGCGCGCGGCAGCAGCCTGACCGCCCAGGGCTGGCAGCAGGAGGCCGCCCTGCGGATGCTCATGAACAACCTCGACCCCGAGGTGGCCGAGCACCCCTCCAAGCTGGTCGTGTACGGCGGCACCGGCAAGGCCGCCCGCGACTGGCGCTCGTACGACGCCATGGTCCGCACGCTGCAGAACCTCAAGCAGGACGAGACCATGCTGGTCCAGTCCGGCCGCCCGGTCGGCGTGATGCAGACCCACGAGTGGGCGCCGCGCGTGCTCATCGCCAACTCCAACCTGGTCGGCGACTGGGCCAACTGGGAGGAGTTCCGCCGGCTGGAGTCCCTCGGCCTCACCATGTACGGCCAGATGACCGCCGGCTCCTGGATCTACATCGGCACCCAGGGCATCCTCCAGGGCACCTACGAGACCTTCGGCGCCGTCGCGGCGAAGAAGTTCGACAACACCCTGGAAGGCACCATCACCCTCACCGCCGGTCTCGGCGGCATGGGCGGCGCCCAGCCGCTGGCCGTCACCATGAACGGCGGCGTGGCGATCTGCATCGACTGCGACCCGTCCCGGATCGCCCGCCGGATCGAGCACCGCTACCTGGACGTCGAGGCCAAGAACCTCGACCACGCGCTGCAGCTCGCCGTGGAGGCCCGCGACAAGAAGCAGCCGCTCTCCATCGGCCTGCTGGGCAACGCCGCCGAGCTGTTCCCGCAGCTGCTGGCGATGGACGCCCCGATCGACATCGTCACCGACCAGACCAGCGCCCACGACCCGCTGAGCTACCTGCCGATCGGCGTCGCCTTCGAGGACATGGCCACCTACGCGGCCGAGAAGCCCGCCGAGTTCACCCAGCGCTCCCGCGAGTCGATGGCCAAGCACGTCGAGGCGATGGTCGGCTTCCAGGACCGCGGGGCCGAGGTCTTCGACTACGGCAACTCCATCCGCGGCGAGGCCCAGCTCGCCGGCTACGACCGGGCGTTCGCCTTCCCCGGCTTCGTCCCGGCGTACATCCGCCCGCTGTTCTGCGAGGGCAAGGGCCCGTTCCGCTGGGCCGCCCTGTCCGGCGACGCGCAGGACATCTACAAGACCGACAAGGCCGTGCTCGACCTCTTCCCGGAGAACGAGTCGCTGCACCGCTGGATCACGATGGCCCAGGAGAAGGTCCACTTCCAGGGCCTCCCGGCACGTATCTGCTGGCTCGGCTACGGCGAGCGCGACAAGGCCGGCGAGCGGTTCAACGACATGGTCGCCTCCGGCGAGCTGTCCGCCCCGATCGTCATCGGCCGCGACCACCTGGACTGCGGCTCGGTCGCCTCCCCGTACCGCGAGACCGAGGCCATGCTGGACGGCTCCGACGCCATCGCCGACTGGCCGCTGCTCAACGCCATGGTCAACGTCGCCTCCGGCGCCTCCTGGGTCTCCATCCACCACGGCGGCGGCGTCGGCATCGGCCGCTCGATCCACGCCGGCCAGGTCACCGTCGCCGACGGCACCGCCCTGGCGGGCGAGAAGATCCGCCGGGTGCTCACCAACGACCCCGGCATGGGCGTCATCCGCCACGTCGACGCCGGCTACGACCGCGCGGTCGAGGTCGCCGACGAGCGGGGCGTGCGCGTCCCCATGGGCGAGCTGTGA
- the pheA gene encoding prephenate dehydratase translates to MTTYAYLGPQGTFAEAALRALPDAAHASWSPYATVSETLEAVRAGVCSTAVVPLENSVRGVVPATLDELASGGTGLHIAAEIEIPVTFALMARPGTTLDEVRRVRSHPHAHGQCRGWLSARLPQAQVLLSTSTAGAAREVGESPQPGDAAIAAPVAAERYGLTVLASGIGERADAVTRFVALRSAGPAPAPTGRDRSSFLLPAEEAGARTIAEILGAFSEQGVGPTWVQSWPSGNRLGSYHFFVDIDGHIEDDDVGEVVMALHRKGIAARFLGSYLRAGAGPRARVPAPRRGEEGGLSAECWLEALRSGGGVVAA, encoded by the coding sequence ATGACGACCTATGCCTATCTGGGCCCGCAGGGCACCTTCGCGGAGGCCGCCCTGCGGGCGCTGCCCGACGCCGCGCACGCCTCGTGGAGCCCGTACGCCACGGTGTCCGAGACCCTGGAGGCGGTCCGCGCCGGCGTGTGCTCCACCGCGGTGGTGCCGCTGGAGAACTCGGTCCGGGGCGTCGTGCCGGCGACCCTGGACGAGCTGGCCTCCGGCGGGACCGGCCTGCACATCGCCGCCGAGATCGAGATCCCGGTCACCTTCGCGCTGATGGCCCGGCCGGGCACCACGCTGGACGAGGTCAGACGCGTCCGGAGCCATCCGCACGCCCACGGGCAGTGCCGCGGCTGGCTGTCCGCCCGGCTGCCGCAGGCCCAGGTGCTGCTCTCCACCTCCACGGCGGGCGCCGCCCGGGAGGTCGGCGAGTCGCCGCAGCCGGGTGACGCGGCCATCGCGGCTCCCGTCGCGGCCGAGCGCTACGGCCTCACGGTGCTCGCCTCCGGGATCGGGGAGCGGGCCGACGCGGTCACCCGGTTCGTCGCCCTGCGGTCCGCCGGGCCGGCTCCCGCGCCAACCGGCCGGGACCGCAGCTCGTTCCTGCTGCCGGCCGAGGAGGCCGGTGCCCGGACCATCGCCGAGATCCTCGGGGCGTTCTCGGAGCAGGGCGTCGGCCCGACCTGGGTGCAGTCCTGGCCGTCCGGGAACAGGCTCGGCAGTTACCACTTCTTCGTCGACATCGACGGGCACATCGAGGACGACGACGTCGGCGAGGTCGTGATGGCCCTGCACCGCAAGGGGATCGCGGCCAGGTTCCTGGGGAGCTACCTGCGCGCGGGTGCGGGGCCCCGGGCCCGCGTGCCGGCACCCCGGCGGGGCGAGGAGGGCGGCCTGAGCGCCGAGTGCTGGCTGGAGGCCCTGCGCTCGGGCGGCGGGGTCGTGGCGGCCTGA